A stretch of DNA from Pseudomonas sp. p1(2021b):
AAGCAGGTAAATTGGCAGTCGCCAAACACACCCTTCACCTGTCCCTGCTGTCGCCGTGCATCCTATTGATCTTGCCGCTTTCTGGCCAGGCTACGACGCCGTTACCTGTCGCCCATCTACCGATAACACCCTCCTCATTGAGCTTGAACCTCAAGCCGGCTCTCTTCCTAAGTGCGGGCGTTGTGGCCAGTTCAGCCCGTTGATTCACGATCGCCGGATTCGTCTGGTGCGTGATCGTGATCTGTTCGATCAGCGCGTCCTGCTTCAACTACCAGTGCGCCGAGTCGATTGCCTGAGTTGTGGGCGGGTGACCGAGCGGATCGACTGGTTGGAGCCAGCATCTCGGCTGACCCAGCGGTTACGGATATGGCTCGAAAGCTTGCTGCGGCTGCTGCCGATCAGCCACGTCAGCCAGCTCACCGGCCTGCATTGGCACACCCTCAAAACGCTCGATAAACGACGCCTTCAAGCCGAGGTAGGCAACTTCGATTCAACCGGTGTCCGCCGCCTGGTGATGGACGAGTTCGCCCTGCACAAAGGGCATCGCTATGCCACGGTCATCATGGATGCCGAGCGAACGCGGGTATTGTGGGTCGGCCACGGCAACAGCCGCGAGGCGGTCCGCCCGTTCTTTGAATTGCTCGGCAAGCACTGCCAGCAGATAGAGGCGGTGGCCATGGACATGAACACGGCTTTTGATTTGGAGGTGAAGAAGCATTGCCCGCAAGCCGAAGTGGTGTACGACCTGTTTCACGTCGTCGCGCGCTACGGTCGGGATGTGATCGACCGTATCCGGGTTGACCAGGCCAACCTCCTGCGCGAAGACAAGCCGGCACGAAAGGCGGTCAAGCAAAGCCGCTGGCTGCTGCTGCGCAATCGCAACAACCTGAAGGACGGACAAGCCGTGCAGCTTCAAGAACTACTCGCGGCCAACCAGCCGCTGGCTACGGTCTATGTCCTCAAGGATGCGCTGAAGGATGTCTGGTTCGCCCCCAGCGTACGAGAGGGCTGGCGCCGCTGGCGAACCTGGTTGCGGCACGCCCGGGACAGCGGCCTCGCGCCGCTACAGCGCTTCGCTCGCAACCTGCGCAAATACGCCCGAGGCATCCTCGCCAGTGCCAACTTCCATATGCATACCAGCGTCCTTGAGGGCGTCAACAACCGCATCAAGGTGATCAAGCGTATGGCCTATGGTTTTCGGGACTCGGAATACTTTTTCCTGAAAATCAAGGCTGCCTTCCCCGGGAAAGCGCGATGAACCTTTTTTTTGGCGATCACGCTCGGCCTGATGGTTGGCTGCTCGTCGAGTTCAAGTGCGATCTGATCAGTGAGCGGTAGCGCAAGTGGATCGCCTCAGCCAAGCAGCGTTGTTGCCGGCGGCCGGAAGAAAGCGGCGGGAAAGCCTTGAACTAGTAGCGGAAAGGATGAAACTTTATTTTTACGATTCTCAGCATTTTCCAAGGTTGAGCGAAAATTAGGATGATACTTTAATGATTCCGGCCTCCATCCCCACAAAACGCTTGCAGATGGCAGAATTGAAATAAGTCATTGTTTTAAATGGATTTTTGCAGGAATTGCTACGTTGCAGGGTCCTGTAGTTAGGATGACACTTTATTTTCCTCCCACAGAAACGCGAGCACGGGCTGCACGCAAGCTCGCGTTGATCGAGCAGAAGATGGCCGACTTGGTCGTCATGCAGCAACTGTTAGGCGAACTGGTGCAGCAATGTGATGCGGGAGACGGCGGAACGATCTGCCCGATCATCGAGGCACTGATCAGAGAGTAATGCCTGGCGGGTGAGCTGGAGATCGGAAAGCCCCTTTACGGTGGGATTCAGAGCTTACGTTGGTTTTTGGTTCCATTGCTCCCCAAACCCCGTCAATGCGATTGCACCGGGTGAGATCGAGACGTCGATCCTGTCTGCCGGGACCGAACTGATCGTCGATCAGCAGATCCCCATGCACCGCTTGGGCAAGCCGGAAGAAGTCGCATCCCTGGTGCATTTCCTCTGCACCCGAGGCGCGTCGTACATCAACGGTTCGGAGATTCATGTCAACGGTGGTCAGCACGTCTGAAATAATCTGGAAATCCCGGCCGGAAACTTCCATCATTCGGGCCGGGCATCCGCCGCAGATGAGCGATCAATGAGCAACCCCTACCCTATTCAAACCCTCAATCACTCTTACCTGGGCAGTGGCATCTACGAGTTGCTGCGCGAGGCACTGATCACCGGGCGTTTCCAGCCCGATGACCGCCTGCGCATCCGCGACCTGGCCGAACAACTGGGCACCAGCGTCACACCGGTGCGCGACGCGATCCTGCAACTGGCCAAGGAACAGGCGCTGATCCTCAAGACCCCGCGTGACATCCGCGTACCCATCCTCACCGCCGCGCAATACGGCGAGATCCGCAGCATCCGCCTGGCGCTTGAAGGCCTGGCTGCGGAGACGGCCGCCGCGCTGGTGACCGACAGCGAACTCGCAGACCTGCAAGCCTGCATCGAAAACAACATCGCCGCGATCAACGCCCAGGACTTGCAAGCCGCTCTCAAGTGCAATCAGCAATTTCACTACGCGCTGACCACCATCGCGCGCATGCCGGTGCTGGCGGGTTTGCTCGATAGCCTGTGGATGCGCACCGGCCCACTGATCGCCCGTGCCTATGGCAACTTCAACGAGCGCATGGCCATCGACCATCACTGGGAAGTGCTCGACGCACTCAAGCGCCGCGATGGCGCGGCGGCACGGGCGGCCATCTGCCGTGACATTCTCGATGGCAACGAGAAGATGCTCGAGTACATCGAGATGGCGCAGGCGGACTGATTGGCAGTCAATTCGACTGTTGACGAAACATAGATGACCAGTTAGTTTATTAAAACTTTCTCATCACTGGATGTCTCTGTCATGGCTCGCCCGGTCAACCTCGAAGTCAGATCCCGTTTGCTGTCGATTGGC
This window harbors:
- a CDS encoding GntR family transcriptional regulator, which encodes MSNPYPIQTLNHSYLGSGIYELLREALITGRFQPDDRLRIRDLAEQLGTSVTPVRDAILQLAKEQALILKTPRDIRVPILTAAQYGEIRSIRLALEGLAAETAAALVTDSELADLQACIENNIAAINAQDLQAALKCNQQFHYALTTIARMPVLAGLLDSLWMRTGPLIARAYGNFNERMAIDHHWEVLDALKRRDGAAARAAICRDILDGNEKMLEYIEMAQAD
- a CDS encoding ISL3 family transposase; the encoded protein is MHPIDLAAFWPGYDAVTCRPSTDNTLLIELEPQAGSLPKCGRCGQFSPLIHDRRIRLVRDRDLFDQRVLLQLPVRRVDCLSCGRVTERIDWLEPASRLTQRLRIWLESLLRLLPISHVSQLTGLHWHTLKTLDKRRLQAEVGNFDSTGVRRLVMDEFALHKGHRYATVIMDAERTRVLWVGHGNSREAVRPFFELLGKHCQQIEAVAMDMNTAFDLEVKKHCPQAEVVYDLFHVVARYGRDVIDRIRVDQANLLREDKPARKAVKQSRWLLLRNRNNLKDGQAVQLQELLAANQPLATVYVLKDALKDVWFAPSVREGWRRWRTWLRHARDSGLAPLQRFARNLRKYARGILASANFHMHTSVLEGVNNRIKVIKRMAYGFRDSEYFFLKIKAAFPGKAR